From the genome of Carassius gibelio isolate Cgi1373 ecotype wild population from Czech Republic chromosome B10, carGib1.2-hapl.c, whole genome shotgun sequence, one region includes:
- the katnal2 gene encoding katanin p60 ATPase-containing subunit A-like 2, which translates to MDLSYQAIRTANQAREAEELRTETRRRNLLVLIYHHLMEEGYMDSAKALEKESSFALCRFEVCDNVDLETVLLEYESYYLVKFQKYPKLTKKLTEQGEGRLVKSCGKRRTSSSSHTLPKISSVQRPPSRNTVKKTESKVTGRDSSKSSEGEWLTPAGASGFGLNVSPLIRTGAEEGTHMRKVDYRSLIPDAVKDSVLPCTDLSERLLKPISAFTGMNSDMRELAAVISRDIYLHNPNVRWDDIIGLEAAKRLVKEAVVYPIKYPQLFTGILAPWKGLLLYGPPGTGKTMLAKAVATECNTTFFNISASSIVSKWRGDSEKLVRVLFELARYHAPSTIFLDELESVMSQRGVGQGGDHEGSRRMKTELLVQMDGLARSNDLVFVLAASNLPWELDHAMLRRLEKRILVGLPSAPARQAMISHWLPQVSNTGGVELRTELDYDSLAQRTGGYSGSDIRLVCKEAAMRPVRKIFDALENHIEGQSNMPVIELETVTTADFLEVIAHTKPSARCLMDRYSAWEQEYESV; encoded by the exons ATGGATCTCTCTTATCAAGCCATAAGGACTGCTAATCAGGCCAGAGAGGCG GAGGAACTCAGAACAGAGACGCGCAGGAGAAATTTACTGGTTTTGATTTATCATCATTTAATGGAGGAGGG GTATATGGATTCAGCTAAAGCCTTAGAAAAAGAAAGCAGTTTTGCTTTATGCCGTTTTGAGGTGTGTGATAATGTTGACCTGGAGACCGTTCTTCTGGAATATGAGAGTTATTATTTAGTAAAGTTTCAGAAATATCCCAAACTGACAAAGAAACTGACAGAACAAG GAGAGGGTCGGCTAGTAAAGAGCTGTGGTAAAAGAAG GACGTCATCATCCAGTCACACACTCCCAAAAATCAGCTCCGTCCAGCGACCTCCATCCAGAAACACTGTTAAAAAGACTGAATCTAAAGTAACAGGAAGAGACTCCAGCAAATCCAGT GAAGGAGAGTGGCTGACGCCTGCGGGCGCATCAGGGTTTGGTCTGAACGTGTCTCCTCTCATCAGGACCGGGGCAGAAGAGGGGACACACATGAGAAAG GTTGATTACAGGAGTCTGATTCCTGATGCAGTTAAAGACTCAGTCCTGCCCTGCACAGATCTCTCA GAGCGTTTGCTGAAACCCATAAGTGCCTTCACTGGGATGAACAGTGACATGAGGGAACTTGCAGCGGTTATTAGCAGA GATATCTATTTACACAACCCCAACGTGCGCTGGGACGACATTATAGGCCTGGAGGCTGCCAAGCGATTAGTCAAAGAAGCTGTCGTCTACCCCATTAAG TATCCGCAGCTGTTCACTGGAATTCTGGCACCATGGAAGGGTTTACTCCTGTATGGACCGCCAG GCACAGGAAAGACGATGCTGGCCAAAGCTGTGGCCACGGAGTGCAACACAACATTTTTCAACATCTCTGCATCCAGTATTGTCAGCAAATGGAGGGGAGACTCTGAGAAGCTGGTTCGG GTTTTGTTTGAGCTGGCAAGATATCACGCTCCATCCACCATTTTCTTGGATGAGCTGGAATCAGTGATGAGCCAGCGAGGGGTTGGCCAAGG AGGTGATCATGAGGGCAGTAGAAGGATGAAGACGGAGTTACTAGTTCAGATGGATGGACTGGCACGATCAAACGATCTTGTCTTTGTGCTTGCTGCCTCAAACTTACCTTG GGAGTTGGACCATGCCATGCTGAGAAGACTGGAGAAGCGTATACTGGTGGGTCTGCCATCTGCCCCTGCCAGACAAGCCATGATCAGTCATTGGCTGCCTCAAGTTAGTAACACAGGGGGGGTGGAGCTACGGACAGAGCTGGACTATGACTCACTGGCACAG AGGACAGGAGGTTACTCTGGGTCAGATATCAGGTTGGTGTGTAAGGAGGCGGCTATGAGACCTGTGCGAAAAATCTTTGATGCCCTTGAAAATCACATTGAAG GTCAGTCCAATATGCCTGTTATTGAACTAGAAACTGTGACCACAGCAGATTTCCTGGAGGTGATTGCTCACACCAAACCGTCAGCCAGATGTCTGATGGATAGATACTCAGCCTGGGAGCAAGAGTACGAATCTGTCTGA